From a region of the Ferrimicrobium acidiphilum DSM 19497 genome:
- the clpS gene encoding ATP-dependent Clp protease adapter ClpS, translating into MSTAPLLSPTEEKQEETLAEESWVTILWDDPVNLIPYVIYVLQMLFAFSKVKATELTMQVHRDGKAIVAAGAREDMENNVASLHRYGLWATVGRA; encoded by the coding sequence TTGTCTACAGCACCATTACTCTCACCTACTGAGGAGAAGCAGGAGGAGACGCTCGCCGAGGAGAGTTGGGTAACAATTCTCTGGGATGACCCGGTGAACCTGATCCCTTACGTGATCTACGTACTGCAAATGCTATTCGCGTTTTCAAAAGTAAAGGCTACTGAACTGACTATGCAAGTGCATCGTGATGGAAAGGCGATTGTTGCCGCAGGTGCACGCGAGGACATGGAGAACAATGTGGCGAGCCTTCATCGCTACGGTCTCTGGGCGACGGTAGGAAGAGCATGA
- a CDS encoding COX15/CtaA family protein, producing the protein MKQSLRRLQRLWNVSPALFRRISYATLIFCAVIIVTGGVVRLTQSGLGCPTWPNCTTGHFTASFNYHPMIEFVNRVVTFFAALGMSVTAVFAFFRKPFRRDLMLLSLGLFAEVVAESVLGGITVLEKLAPPFVMAHFVLAIVVLWNSLVLYKHAISAEGKARPVVGKETVWLGRLMFLNLGALIIVGTAVAGTGPYSGSPISSRLPFNLRQVAYLHADFAIVLVALILANLFLLHQARAPEVVQRRARMLLWMGAIQAIIGYTTYFSGLPAVLIGLHIAGATLTWIAMTWYYLSLFHVSREARGEVVAVETKEGSLSGPSYAS; encoded by the coding sequence ATGAAGCAAAGCCTGCGACGCCTGCAGCGGTTGTGGAACGTATCTCCGGCTCTGTTCCGTCGGATATCGTATGCAACGCTGATCTTTTGTGCCGTGATTATCGTCACCGGCGGCGTTGTTCGCTTGACACAGTCGGGACTCGGGTGTCCGACATGGCCCAACTGCACCACCGGTCACTTTACCGCATCGTTCAACTACCACCCGATGATCGAGTTTGTCAATCGGGTCGTCACCTTTTTTGCGGCTCTAGGCATGAGTGTTACCGCAGTTTTTGCCTTCTTTCGCAAGCCATTTCGCCGGGATCTCATGTTGCTTTCTCTGGGGCTTTTCGCAGAGGTCGTCGCCGAGAGCGTCCTCGGTGGGATCACTGTACTTGAGAAGCTCGCTCCTCCGTTTGTGATGGCCCACTTCGTGTTGGCGATCGTGGTGCTCTGGAACTCGTTAGTGCTCTACAAACACGCAATCTCAGCGGAAGGTAAAGCACGACCAGTTGTGGGCAAGGAGACTGTTTGGCTCGGACGGTTGATGTTTTTGAACCTCGGTGCCCTGATCATAGTGGGTACCGCCGTCGCTGGCACTGGTCCTTATTCAGGTTCTCCGATCTCGTCACGGCTACCGTTTAACCTTCGCCAGGTCGCCTATCTGCACGCCGATTTCGCTATAGTACTGGTTGCCCTGATTCTCGCGAATCTTTTTCTGTTGCATCAGGCTCGCGCTCCAGAGGTCGTTCAACGCCGGGCGCGGATGTTGCTCTGGATGGGAGCGATTCAGGCGATTATTGGTTATACCACCTACTTCTCTGGTCTACCGGCGGTGCTGATAGGTCTGCACATCGCTGGAGCGACACTCACCTGGATTGCGATGACCTGGTACTATCTTTCCCTCTTTCATGTATCGCGAGAGGCTCGTGGCGAGGTGGTTGCCGTCGAGACGAAAGAGGGCTCGCTCTCTGGTCCATCCTACGCCTCGTAA
- a CDS encoding ABC transporter permease — protein MARPVLAQASSEVKMTLQQGEAALLTLVIPVLGLLVFGSVKFLPLPSGVPSRVNFILAGAIAFGIMASGMVSQSITVAFDRNYGVLKRLGVTPLGRRGIILAKLAQVVVLELIQLIVLVLIGLLMGYHPEGNPLLFILGWVLATSAFTGLGLLIGGTLKAELVLGLSTLLWLVLLGLGSMAVPLTSLPGFLELIAKLLPAAGASELILHGLAMSGSVPAWAIVNLVIWGIGAPLLAIRFFRWS, from the coding sequence ATGGCTAGACCGGTGCTTGCTCAGGCCTCATCTGAGGTCAAGATGACGTTGCAACAGGGAGAGGCGGCTCTGTTGACGCTCGTGATTCCAGTGCTAGGACTCCTGGTCTTTGGGTCGGTCAAGTTCCTCCCGCTTCCATCTGGAGTCCCGAGTAGGGTGAACTTTATCCTCGCTGGCGCGATCGCCTTTGGCATCATGGCCTCAGGAATGGTATCGCAGTCGATCACGGTCGCCTTTGACCGTAACTATGGGGTTTTGAAGCGACTAGGAGTCACCCCCCTTGGTCGCCGCGGAATAATCCTCGCCAAGCTTGCTCAGGTTGTAGTGCTCGAACTCATCCAACTCATCGTGTTGGTGCTGATCGGTCTATTGATGGGTTATCATCCGGAGGGCAACCCTCTGCTGTTCATCCTTGGCTGGGTGCTCGCCACGTCGGCCTTCACCGGCCTCGGACTCCTGATCGGAGGGACACTAAAGGCCGAACTTGTACTCGGGCTCTCAACACTTCTGTGGCTAGTGCTGTTGGGGTTGGGTTCCATGGCGGTGCCGTTGACCAGCCTTCCTGGCTTCTTGGAGCTGATAGCCAAACTTCTTCCTGCTGCTGGGGCGTCTGAATTGATCTTGCATGGTCTGGCGATGTCCGGCTCTGTGCCCGCTTGGGCGATAGTTAACCTGGTGATATGGGGAATTGGCGCGCCATTGCTGGCGATCCGTTTCTTTCGCTGGAGTTGA
- a CDS encoding ABC transporter ATP-binding protein, whose translation MNDAIEVKGLTISYGTTLAVDQLTFGVGFGEVVGVLGPNGAGKTSTLETIEGYRRPTQGSVRVLGLDPAAKQAQLSREMGVMLQEGGIPARMTVKAALSLYSRFYDHPRSISELTERLNLSSVLSTPYRRLSGGEKQRLSLALALIGAPRVLLLDEPTAGVDPEGKAAIRELITDLRAASVAILMTGHELEEIDRIVDQVLIIDRGTERAHGSPSELRQAYGGEGVEFTTLSDVDCGALGSRLGTSVHSVRANRYRVEGEPTTEFLGHLLQILGELGIKAQDVATVSPSLEEIYLSLIGSSEPGQPAGIGVEGASTQGPPITPEDQSDPTSKEDAHG comes from the coding sequence ATGAACGATGCAATCGAGGTCAAAGGACTCACGATCAGCTATGGCACAACCCTCGCTGTCGATCAGCTCACCTTTGGAGTCGGTTTTGGCGAGGTTGTAGGGGTATTGGGCCCCAATGGCGCCGGCAAGACCTCAACCCTCGAGACGATCGAGGGGTATCGACGTCCAACGCAAGGATCGGTTCGGGTGCTTGGCCTGGATCCTGCGGCCAAGCAGGCGCAGCTCTCTCGCGAGATGGGGGTGATGTTACAGGAGGGGGGCATCCCAGCCCGCATGACGGTAAAGGCTGCGCTCTCGCTCTACTCTCGCTTCTACGACCATCCTCGGTCGATCTCAGAGCTTACAGAGAGGCTCAACCTCAGCTCGGTTCTCTCGACCCCGTATCGACGACTCTCGGGGGGTGAGAAGCAGCGGCTCTCGCTAGCCCTTGCTCTAATCGGTGCTCCTCGTGTGTTGCTGTTAGACGAACCGACCGCGGGGGTGGACCCGGAGGGCAAGGCGGCGATTCGAGAGCTCATAACCGATCTTCGCGCGGCCTCAGTGGCGATTCTGATGACCGGACACGAACTCGAGGAGATCGATCGAATCGTCGATCAAGTCCTCATCATCGATCGGGGCACCGAGCGTGCGCACGGTAGCCCCTCCGAGCTCAGGCAGGCCTACGGCGGTGAGGGAGTTGAGTTCACTACCTTGAGTGATGTGGATTGTGGAGCCCTTGGCTCTCGATTGGGCACCTCTGTCCATAGCGTTCGCGCCAACCGCTATCGAGTAGAGGGGGAGCCGACGACCGAGTTTCTCGGGCATCTACTACAGATACTAGGCGAGCTGGGCATTAAGGCACAGGACGTCGCTACCGTCAGCCCCTCGCTCGAGGAGATCTACCTCTCGCTCATCGGCTCATCGGAACCAGGCCAGCCGGCTGGTATTGGGGTAGAAGGTGCTTCAACCCAGGGTCCGCCGATCACACCGGAGGATCAGTCAGACCCAACATCAAAGGAGGACGCTCATGGCTAG
- the serS gene encoding serine--tRNA ligase: protein MIDLRILRENPDRVTKLLGTRNVPAGEVTRLLELDTELRRAIAARDEIRASINQLSKSVGELRRSGRDDEAVRAQEQSRDLGEQLKALETRATELTEARDAIWLVTPNLPSKDAPIGEDERDNRVVRYWSPEDGHRGVEDFELPTFAEHQRVPHWETGAELGILDFERATKISGAMFSMFRGPGARLLRSLTSLALDMHTETFEEIRPPTLVKRETMLATGHLPKFADEAYAVERDDLYLIPTAEVPLTSLGRNEIFEEAELPLRFAAYTPCFRREAGAAGRDTRGLLRLHEFDKVELLSYCTPDQGQDLFFEVLRQAELLLQALGLTYRVLDLCTGDLGQSSARTFDLEVFSPGTDKWLEVSSVSLFTDYQARRANLRYRSSDGAVGFVYTVNGSALAWGRVIAAMLEVGRQPDGSVVLAEVLAPYFRGTTITKSEKSPASISKNH, encoded by the coding sequence ATGATCGATCTGCGAATTCTTCGAGAGAACCCTGACCGAGTGACCAAGCTGCTCGGGACCCGCAACGTACCCGCCGGAGAGGTCACCCGCCTCCTCGAACTCGATACTGAGCTGCGGCGGGCGATAGCCGCACGCGATGAGATTCGCGCCTCGATCAACCAACTCTCTAAGTCGGTTGGCGAGCTCCGTCGATCGGGTCGCGACGACGAGGCCGTCCGCGCCCAGGAGCAGTCACGAGATCTAGGCGAACAGCTCAAAGCGCTCGAAACGCGAGCAACAGAGCTGACCGAGGCCCGTGACGCGATCTGGTTGGTGACACCCAACCTTCCATCCAAGGATGCGCCGATTGGAGAGGATGAGCGCGATAACCGAGTGGTGAGGTACTGGTCACCCGAGGATGGACACCGCGGAGTCGAGGACTTCGAGCTACCGACCTTCGCCGAGCATCAACGAGTACCCCACTGGGAGACGGGTGCCGAACTCGGTATCTTGGACTTCGAGCGCGCGACCAAGATATCTGGTGCCATGTTCTCTATGTTTCGCGGTCCAGGTGCGAGACTGTTGCGGTCGTTGACCAGCCTGGCACTTGACATGCACACCGAGACCTTCGAAGAGATCCGTCCACCTACGCTCGTAAAACGCGAGACGATGCTAGCCACAGGCCATCTCCCCAAGTTTGCGGATGAGGCGTACGCAGTTGAGCGTGATGACCTCTATCTCATCCCGACCGCAGAGGTTCCTCTCACCTCACTCGGTCGCAATGAGATCTTCGAGGAGGCCGAGCTCCCGCTCCGCTTTGCCGCCTATACACCATGCTTCCGTCGCGAGGCCGGTGCCGCAGGTAGAGACACGCGCGGACTGCTGCGTCTGCACGAGTTCGACAAGGTGGAACTCCTCTCCTACTGCACACCCGATCAAGGCCAGGACCTCTTCTTCGAGGTGCTACGCCAGGCTGAACTCCTGCTACAGGCGCTTGGTCTCACCTACCGAGTCCTTGACCTATGCACTGGCGACCTCGGTCAATCCTCAGCGAGAACCTTTGATCTAGAGGTCTTCTCGCCTGGCACCGACAAGTGGCTCGAGGTGAGCTCAGTAAGCCTCTTCACCGACTACCAGGCACGTCGTGCCAACCTGCGCTATCGATCGAGCGACGGAGCAGTGGGCTTTGTCTACACCGTAAACGGATCGGCGCTCGCTTGGGGTAGGGTGATCGCGGCCATGCTGGAGGTTGGTCGACAACCTGACGGAAGCGTAGTCCTCGCCGAGGTGCTGGCACCTTACTTTCGGGGCACGACGATCACAAAATCGGAGAAATCTCCCGCTTCGATTTCCAAAAACCACTGA
- the sdhC gene encoding succinate dehydrogenase, cytochrome b556 subunit: MSKGATVYKGKSGQWAFVLHRVTGFLVFLFLLLHIVDVSTLNDPHVYNQIHQLYGNIFLRLFEVGLLFALLFHALNGLRVIMIDFWPGVIKNEKGVFNFMLSLAIVLTIIGGWFIVKPFFLGAH; encoded by the coding sequence GTGAGCAAGGGGGCTACGGTCTACAAGGGCAAGAGTGGGCAGTGGGCCTTCGTCTTGCATCGGGTCACTGGTTTCTTGGTGTTCCTTTTCCTGTTGTTGCATATCGTCGATGTCTCGACCCTCAACGATCCGCATGTCTACAATCAGATTCATCAGCTCTACGGAAACATCTTTCTCCGTCTCTTTGAGGTAGGGTTGCTCTTCGCTCTGCTCTTCCATGCGCTGAATGGCCTGCGGGTGATCATGATCGACTTCTGGCCCGGCGTGATCAAGAACGAAAAGGGTGTCTTTAACTTCATGTTGTCGCTTGCGATCGTCCTGACCATCATCGGCGGCTGGTTCATCGTCAAGCCATTCTTTCTAGGAGCGCACTGA
- the sdhD gene encoding succinate dehydrogenase, hydrophobic membrane anchor protein translates to MAAALTRGQGRRQRSSRQNFETWAWFFMRITGIILFFLALIHMYIMHIENDVTHTTVSFVAKRWANPWWKLFDWWLLVLGLLHGGNGLRMIIDDYVKKPFKRTLTKALLYVVGSGLFLLGTITVLTFK, encoded by the coding sequence ATGGCGGCCGCACTAACACGAGGACAAGGTAGGAGGCAGCGGAGTTCGCGCCAGAACTTTGAGACATGGGCCTGGTTCTTCATGCGGATCACCGGGATCATCCTCTTCTTCCTCGCTCTCATCCACATGTATATCATGCACATCGAGAACGACGTGACCCATACGACGGTGAGCTTTGTTGCCAAGCGATGGGCCAACCCTTGGTGGAAGCTCTTTGACTGGTGGTTGCTCGTCCTCGGACTGCTCCATGGCGGCAACGGTCTTCGTATGATCATCGACGACTACGTCAAGAAGCCATTCAAGCGTACGCTTACAAAAGCCTTGCTCTATGTGGTTGGGAGTGGTCTCTTCCTCCTCGGCACCATCACTGTGCTTACCTTCAAGTGA
- a CDS encoding GNAT family N-acetyltransferase, giving the protein MHASDHGHRTRIHLTPLTFADCETVVAGVRQAHWAGDYPTDGDRFIAVGTLNRPMSPPPWCHYHVRLDSGLIIGGAGFHGPPINETVEIGYGIVGSQRGRGYASQAVAELLALAEAIDAVAVVRATTTPTNRASQRVLERMKFSRIQDEGDEFVYLRSVE; this is encoded by the coding sequence ATGCATGCTTCAGATCACGGGCATCGAACTCGGATCCACCTCACCCCCTTAACCTTCGCTGACTGCGAGACAGTAGTTGCTGGGGTGCGCCAGGCGCATTGGGCGGGTGATTACCCGACTGATGGGGATCGTTTTATCGCGGTGGGCACCCTCAACCGGCCGATGTCACCCCCTCCATGGTGTCACTACCATGTGAGGCTCGATAGTGGTCTCATCATAGGTGGAGCCGGATTCCATGGACCTCCGATCAATGAGACCGTGGAGATTGGCTACGGTATCGTCGGCTCACAGCGCGGTAGAGGCTACGCTTCGCAGGCGGTCGCAGAGCTACTTGCACTCGCCGAGGCGATCGATGCGGTTGCAGTCGTACGTGCTACCACCACTCCAACGAACCGCGCCTCTCAGCGAGTGCTGGAACGAATGAAGTTCTCACGAATCCAAGACGAGGGCGATGAGTTCGTCTACCTCAGGAGCGTTGAGTAG